One Synergistaceae bacterium DNA window includes the following coding sequences:
- a CDS encoding GTP-binding DUF697 domain-containing protein, with the protein MKEYSQEAVNAEVKKIMASQKTPNILICGQTGIGKSSIVNFLFNDDVTTTGTGEPCTKGITLHKNPTVNIYDSEGYEIGSGNQQHYERMLFDDFLVEHHDASDPDAVHLVWYAISGASHRFTDLDVKLVQRIKKEGFKVCVLLSKIDELDAEQLGEMMSSLKEALSDVEIFRLSTRSRNNPALAKYCDWDELGKWSYGKLPAVFKERFVSALRGQLELKREQANTATVTAVAAAAAVGMSPIPLSDAALLVPIQTGMIVRIGVIYGIHVGKTAITSLAVDAVATVLGKSIADQILKCIPGIDTTLGGVINASVASALTGALGMAFSELCYKQCKDSLDGKPPSIDIEQLLTSASFIADVIKNAKEWGK; encoded by the coding sequence ATGAAAGAGTATTCGCAAGAAGCCGTCAATGCCGAAGTGAAAAAGATAATGGCCAGCCAGAAGACCCCAAACATCCTGATTTGCGGTCAGACAGGCATCGGCAAGTCGTCGATCGTCAATTTCCTGTTCAATGACGACGTGACGACGACAGGAACAGGCGAACCTTGCACAAAGGGCATCACACTCCATAAAAATCCCACCGTGAATATCTACGATAGCGAAGGCTACGAGATCGGCAGTGGAAACCAGCAGCATTATGAACGTATGCTGTTTGACGATTTTCTTGTCGAACACCATGATGCGTCGGATCCGGACGCCGTCCATCTGGTGTGGTACGCCATTTCAGGAGCGAGCCACCGGTTTACCGATCTTGACGTAAAACTCGTCCAGCGCATCAAAAAAGAAGGATTCAAAGTTTGCGTTCTCCTTTCCAAGATTGACGAACTGGACGCAGAGCAGCTTGGCGAAATGATGTCGTCCCTGAAAGAAGCCTTGTCAGACGTCGAAATTTTCCGCCTGAGTACCCGGTCGAGGAACAACCCGGCGCTTGCTAAATATTGTGACTGGGACGAACTGGGTAAGTGGTCCTATGGAAAGCTGCCTGCGGTTTTCAAAGAGCGTTTTGTCTCTGCTTTGCGCGGACAATTGGAACTAAAACGGGAGCAGGCCAATACAGCGACGGTAACGGCAGTTGCCGCCGCTGCCGCCGTGGGTATGAGTCCGATACCTCTGAGCGATGCAGCGCTGCTGGTGCCGATACAGACAGGCATGATAGTTCGCATCGGCGTAATCTACGGAATTCATGTCGGGAAAACTGCAATCACCAGTTTGGCGGTCGACGCGGTAGCTACGGTACTGGGCAAGTCCATTGCCGACCAAATTTTAAAATGTATACCGGGTATTGACACGACGCTGGGCGGAGTCATAAACGCCAGTGTGGCCAGCGCGCTCACCGGAGCGTTGGGGATGGCATTTTCCGAACTGTGTTACAAACAATGCAAAGATTCCCTCGATGGCAAACCGCCATCGATCGACATTGAACAACTCTTGACCTCCGCGTCATTTATCGCGGATGTGATTAAAAATGCGAAGGAGTGGGGCAAATGA